A segment of the Excalfactoria chinensis isolate bCotChi1 chromosome Z, bCotChi1.hap2, whole genome shotgun sequence genome:
GTTCAGAAAGCAAGTATGCGTAAGTATCCTAAAGGAACCCACTGCTGCTATAAAAGTGACTGAGATtacttcagtgcagaaataattCGTTGCAGTGTACTGTAGATACCCAACACAAGTTCATGGCTGCTcttaagatttttcttctcttctgtctctGTTCTGCAGGCTTTCAAATACTCCACAGGGACCATCAGCTAAATTCTTAGTGCAGAACAGTAAGTTGTTTGATATTACTATGTTTAGACACTTTCTTGTCTGCTTAACTTTGTCTAAGTAATAAAATGgtctttttttattaataaaaaaataaaagttcacACACTGGCAGAATTGAAGATGACAGGAAACTGCTTAAGAGGCTCACGGCCCCTTCTGTCCTTTGATCCAGTAAGTACAGTTCTTATGAacatataattaaatattttctttacattacTCATGCATTTAAGTTTGTAtctaaaatgtgatttttgccATTGTAGACTTTTGACAAGGAGCCACACTATGCCTTGCTGAAGGAGCTGTTTATTCAGGTCAGTATGTAGCGTGGACATCGTCTTTTGTAAGTTATTTTAGTTTCTCCTTTTGTACCCCCATACAAATCATACACTTGAGTGTCTACAGAAAATGCTCAAGGAATTAGGGTTGTTCTTAAAATCACTGGGACTCTTGTCCTTAGGCTTATTTTATGTAACTTGGAATCAGAGTCTTTGTAACTTAAATTAATGCTTATATCCTAACAACTACAGTTATTGAGAagtgctgcttttcatttcagatatttAGTACACCGCAGTATCATCCCAAAAGCCAGCCTTTTGTAGATCATGTTTTCACATTCACCGTCACAGACAAGAGAATTTGGTTTCGAAATTACCAGGTTAGTGGTCTTGTTCAGCTCTTTCAGTGGTGCTCAATGGAGTAACTATATCAAATCCATCAATTACAGTAAAACAagaagaataattatttttagaagGTGCCTTTCCCTGTTTCTCTGGAGGGaatttgtttcagttctgtcaAGTTCTGCCTGCTCTCTGTTAGTTGTGGTTCTGTGAGTCTCTTAATAAGAGGAATGGGTAGTGAAAGCCTAAGCTTCACTAACTAACTTGACTTTTAACTTCACTTGCTCCTTTATTCCACTTGCTGTTTACTTTCTGAGGAATTCACAGATGTGTAGTATTCTAAAATGCTTGCTTGACCCTAACAGAACATAAAGAATGGTGTCTGTAAAAGTGCAGCTTATAAACTTCAGTGGTGTTGTGTCTTGGATTTGAGTTTTATATTGTAGTATGAAGTGCCTATGAGGTCATATACATTGATTCAATCAATTTGAAATagagtattttttttactgcagatAATAGAAGAGGATGCATCTCTAGTAGAAATTGGGCCTCGTTTTGTCCTGAATCTCATAAAAATCTTCCAGGGTAGCTTTGGAGGACCAACTCTGTATGAGAATCCCCATTATCAGTCCCCAAATATGGTAAGGAGCCTTGTCTTCTCTTCTGTTGTTACAATATCTGGTTTCTTGCATCTTGCTTATTTGAAATGTTCCATTTTAAATCCTTATTTTCGTAGCATCGACGGTTGATAAGAATGTCAATAGCTGCTAAGTTTAAGGAGAAACATCAAGTGAAAGAAGTACAAAGGATTAAGAAGAATGAGAGTAAAATGCTTATTGAAGAGGATCCCACTGAAGCGGTCTTTGAAactccagctgaagaaaagccGGTGGAAATACAGTTTGTGAAACCAGAGTCAAAGCCAATTgtaaaagataaaaggaaaccACGCAAAATTcagaggaagaggcagaaaaagcttttcagaactgaagcatAAGCCGAGAAGTTACAGGTGGAGATGCCAAAGTCATCTTTTAGTCTTCTGTAGCTATACTAAATATCAATATTTCTTAGCTATATTGACAGAATATTGGGGATACTTGTTTTATACTGGTAAAAGTAACTGGATTTCAGttctaagtaaataaatatcagtttctttattgaatttgtgctttttttaattgtctttgggttttaaaaaacatgaaaatgggAGATGTGGAATAGGAATATTTGGAATTCCTTGCTTTTGATAATTGGCCTTTGCTCAGATACAGGAAATAACTTCCTGTAATACacacaagaaataaaagtacCTAGTTTGTCTCAGGTGTTCTTGTCATTAAGGGGAATTCAAGTCAGCTATGCTAGTCCTTGACAACAGCAGGTAATCCTTTGGGATGTTTTAACTACAGGAATTTTCTTGTTGGAGAAGTTGAGTAATTTTCCCCTCACAGTCCCtagaaaatgcaaagagaaatggtttcttaattgttcttcttttaaattaacAGTGGAAAACTTGCCACTTTGCCTATGAAAGCTTCTGTGTCTAGGTACTTAGGACTGTGTCTAGGTACTTAGGACTGTGTCTAGGTACTTAGGACTGAAATACATCTGCTGGGGTGAAGAGGTAAAGTAGCTAATTCATTACAAGTTCCCTAAAAACACAAGGTAAACACTACCTCTTCTACTACAGGAGTTGTGATTTTAGGCACCAATTAATAGAATTCTGCACTTTTATACAGTTGCTCACGcagacagcttttattttcGTACGGAAGCTGTCCTCTTGGTCAGTTGCAAATGTTCTCCATGTagattttcttctccatttaaCATTTGACATTCTCTTTCTCAGTGCTGTTAGAACTAAAAGCCTTGATTCTGCTGCATTGCTTTGTAGCCTGATATGCACGCACGATTAGTAGGAAGTTGAAAGTTTGGTTCCCTGATGGTTAGAAGtgctttgtcttttctctgTTGCTATTTGGTTCCTTCgtgtgggttgttttgttttgtttattcccAACCCCgtccctcccctggcacagctccgtgccgttccctcagcctgttgctgtcacacagagcagagctcagcgctgccctccgctccctgtgaggagctgcagccgcctTGAGGCCcgccctcagctgctctgctctgggcccaGCACACCCAGGGCCCACAGCCGTCCCTCACAGAAGTACCCCTGCAGATCCACCGTTATAAGACCTGTTTGCACTAACCGACCGATATCCTGAACACCGCAACACGAAAATCGCACCATCCCGCCCCTTTCTCTGCCCCTCCGTCCAGCCCCGCCCAGCGCACGGCCCCAACCGCCCATCCCCGCCCCACTCACCGCCCCGCCTCCGCTCCCGTGGCTCCTCCCGGCCCGGGTTCCGCATGGCCGCTCGGTCGGCTCCTCCAGTTCCCGCCCGCTGTCCCGCTCTCGCTGCCGCCCGGCTCTCCTCACGCTCGGCCCCGCCGCCATGAGGTGCCACTACGAGGTGCTGGGCGTACGGCGCGACGCGGCCGACGAGGAGCTGAAGCGGGCCTACCGGCGGCTGGCGCTGCGCTGGCACCCTGGTACGGCGCTCCGCGGGCCCGGCCTGCTGCGGGCCTGAAGGGGAGGgcgggccgagccgggccgggccggggagAGGGCGACCGGGCGGTGTGGGGAGTCGAGGGTCGTGTAAAGGCTCGCGGGTGCCTCCGGCCTGGAAGTGGGCCGGGAGCTGCGCTCCCCTGTGCCCTGTGGCAGTCAGCGCCTTTCCTCTTTGCGTGGGgggtgctgctgttgtgctgtgaGGTGGTGACAGTTTATTCGTTTAATTCGCAGATAAAAACCTTGAGAACGCCGAGGAAGCTGCCGAACAGTTCAAATTAATCCAGGCGGCGTACGATGTGCTCAGTGACCCTCAGGAGAGAGCCTGGTGAGTAAATCCACCCGGTAGTGGGCTTGAAAATACTTTTGTGTGTCTGTATTgcttcttgtgttttgtttgttttctgttgttgttgttgttgcttggcttttctcccttcccatgCTCTCACAGCAAGGACTTAGAGTTCTCTACTCCTTGGCTTGACTGGAAATGAGGACAGGCCTCTGGCCTGTGGGTCTGCCTTAGCAGTGCTTTGCCCTGTGGTAAGGATGGTTTCTTTCATggaatcctttgagttggaagatACCTGTAGAGGTCATATAGTCAGCTCCCCTATGCTGAACGACGTCACCTACAGCTAGATCTCTGTGCCCAGAGCCTggtccagtctgaccttgaatgtccaCAGGGATGGCGTAtctcactgctttctgcagggTGATGTGGGACAAgcactgaggagctgctgatgcTGCCATCACTTTCTGCCTCCCAGGTGGAAGGCATTGGTATCTATCTGCTCTTGTGTTATCACCACAACTCTGCTTTCCTGTGTTGCTGTAATGGTCTTAGGTTCAAATGTGCTCAGATATCTCTTTATAAGAGATTGTGAGTTTAAATGTTCTACATAACATGTTTTTTTAAGTGGGCTGAAGCATCTACCAGCTTATGAAGCCAAAACCTTCACTAATTTGTCCACCTATAAAGGAAAGTCGTTTTTCTCTACTATCATATGATagtttgtgcttgtttttttttgttttgtttttgttcccccccaccccttgGACCTTGGACCAACCCCCCCACCCTGTTTTGTTGTTCAGCATGAACATGATGTGATATGGGATATTCCTTTGGcagtttgggtcagctgtcctggttctttCCTCCCTAAGTTCTTTGTGCACCCCTAGCCCCTCACTGGCCAGGCAGTGTGAGGATCTGAAATATCCTTGgttctgtacagcactgctcgGCAGCAGCTAAGCCGTGTTATTGACcttgtttttctcccaaagccaaaacacagcatcataccaTTTACTATGAACAAAATCAACTCCTAAACTGCTAGTAACCCTCCTTTCCAACACTGCAAATATGTAGTGAAGCAATACACATGCTTTTACATGTTAATTGTGTCTTATTGTTATTGGAGtatattcattttctgtacGTTATTGAATTTTGCCAGGTATGATAACCACAGGGAAGCTCTACTGAAAGGAGTGAATGGAGATTATCAAGATGATAGCTTGGATCTGCTGCGCTATTTCACTGTTAGCTGTTATTCTGGATATGGAGATGATGAAAAGGTAGTGAACTAATTCATATTCTTAATGAATCAATTTACATTTATTGAaaaatgttgtggtttaacccagcaggtcGCTGAGCGGCACCCAGTTGTTTGCTCACTCTTCTCTTCCCAGTGGAGTGGGGGAAGAGAatttagaaaaagcaaagtagaacttgtgggttgaggTAAAACTGTTCACGAagcggaaaaaaaaaaggaaataaaaaacagttatGACTGGATAGATAGGTAGATATAACAGGTGGTGCACAAGCAGTTGCTTATGACCCCCCAGCCAATTCCCAGCTAGCCCCTCAAGCAGTGGAATTGAGTGAGATGAATTCTCACCCCCTTCAGAACTCCTTCCActtgatgtcatatggtatggaatatcaCTTTGGCCAGTTTAAATCAGCTGccctaattctgttccttctcatcTCCTCAGGCCCTTTGCTGCTAGAGGCCTTGGCTTTGTACAGCACTGCTTGACAGCAACTATAAACATTTGTCTGTCATCAGCATTGTTCTCCTAGGGCCAAACAGCATCATATCGGATACTCTGacaaaaacaattccatcccagatGAAACTATGACAAATATCGGTATTTGCTTAGCATTGGAAAGCTGTGCATGGTGTTGCTGAGCACAGGTGGTAATAACAGTTTTTTGTATAAATACAAAACCTATGCTCAATGCTTGGACAagatttaattactgtttttttgtcTGGTAATTACTTACTTGTGACTCCTTACTAAACTGTACAACTTCAAAATATGTCTGTATTCTTAATGTACATTAAATAGTGAAGTATTCCAGTGTAGTAGCAGATACTTGGAAATGTCTTTCACAAGCTGGAGTGCTTTAGGCTGAGGACAAATGGCAGTGGTGCTTGAGGGAAGCATGCTTCCAAAAATTTAATCCCCTGTTGTATTTTAAGGTACTCATGATTTACAAAGCTCCAGGTGATTAGGAAAACTTCTGTCAGAGAAAATCCCCATCTGTCTTTGTATTACTATGGTAGGAGTAAGCCGGTATcatcttaatttaaaaagtagTGATATAGTTGGGGTATATTGTAGTAAATTTTATATTTGGAACTTTCTCAAAGCTTAGTAATGCGTAACCAGACTCTAATCAGCATTGCCTGCATTCTgtagtgtgtttgtttttttacttagGTTTGGATACAGGTTGTTTGAGGTATGAGAAAGACTACATAAAGGAGTGAGTGCTTACAAGACCTTTCCCCTCACTTTGAATTGCTCTTCAGaactataattttttttctgaattgtgTATGTTCTGTGAAAGGTGCTACTTATGTAACGGAGCATTTGTGCATTTATTATTGAACAATGTAGAACAAATAATCATTTACTTCTTATAAAATTTCAGGGATTCTTTACTGTTTATCGACATGTTTTTGAGCAAATTACAAAAGAAGAGATGGAATATATGACTCACGAAGATACTGAAGAATTCCCTACATTTGGGTATTCCCACAGTGACTATGACACGGTAAGAGCAAGTATAATGCTAAACTAAAAGTAATGTGCTGTCATTACTTTGTCTCACGCTGAAATCAAAGAAATTGTTCCTGGTGATCTCTGAGGCAAATACAAAGCcacatttctgctgtgttttttacTGTATTAGTTCATTACTGTTAAGGAAGTGCTTATATTGTTATTCATAACATTTAGATGAATCAGAATTGTTGTTTCCTGTTGGACTGTATTAGCCAACAGACTTTTATTGGTAAGTTGTCAAGCAAACATTTTGCAGGGCTAACCATCGGTTATGCCAATGAAACTTAAGTGCAGTGTGCTTGATGCAAGGcctaaaaaaacccaaccaaacagaGCACCAAACATCTCACTGAGATGTAAATGGAATAGTTTACCAGTGTTTTAATGTAACGTAGGTTATGGCAGTGGatattataaattatttttttaaataacatgtGTAGTATTGTGCTTCATTTAGGGAAATGAAGACTCATTTACTACATAAATGCCTATTGAAAAACAGAGATGTTATAGTTGACCTGCCACGCAAGCTCCTGCTGTGGCACTCCCGTCATCTACAATTATTCTGTAGTAAGATTTAATTTTCAGGATACTGCATGTCTGCTTTTAGGATATGAGAAAAGACAAATGCTTAGAAGACACATGATTTCTGCCCATCTGGTTTACCAGTTATTTATCATAATAGCTATTTTCCTGGTGATTAATTGCCCGGTAGCAATACTTGCAAATATTCCTCCTAGCTTCTTGCTTCTCCCTTCATTTTTAGTAGTAGTATACTGTGTAGCATTATTTATAAAATTTAAATTGATATATACAAATGAGACGCTTTGATGGTACAAAACTTGGTTGGAGTTGGAAACAATTAGTTAGTTTGGCACTAAAAAGGCCCGAACAGGTATTTTAATTTCAGGTTAAATTACAGGATGGCCTAACAAATAGGTATCTTTCTCAGTCAGCATATATTTTGTGTCTAAAATTGCAGTGCTCCATCTGTTGATGGGTTGAGCTTCGAACATCTTTTGGGAGCTTCCCATGTCGAGACTGTAGAATAGATATGGCTATAAACCAGAAACTACTTTTAATACTGACAATTAGTAGCTACAAAGTCAGCTGTAATTCTGGCACCATTATCGTTAGACATCTGCCTTGTTCATGCTGTTATGGAagcagaatatttatttatttatttatttaatgggaTTATGTGATTTTTGGAATTACATcacagaaaactgctttgttgAACCAGGAAAGTCATTATCCCTCTTATCTTATATTCAAAGATACAGTCAGAAGATACCAGCATTGTAGTACACCCACTTCTCTATTTAGAAGAAGTACTGTGTGAGAAGGGGGAAGAGATTTAGAAGTGAACTACAGAAGCTAGATCAAGGCTTCAGGGTCTGTGACATGCATGTTCTCTGATCCAGCTTTCTGAGTTAACTTGCAAGAGGTTTGGGAGGTGAATCAATGAGTGCCAGGCAAACAGGAAATATATTCTTAAGTGCACAACTTAACAAGACTTCATGAAAATAGCTGTGGaccaagaaacaaaagcagtcaGCTTTGAGTATGCATAGTAAGCAGCAACCTGAGTGTCCAGCAAGAGATGCTTTACAGTGTTCAGGAGACTGACAAGACCAGGGGCTCATATTTCAGGTGGCCACTGAGGAGGAAAATCTCATAGCTCATAAAGCTGATGAGGGGATGGATGATTCCTGTCATGAGCTGGTGGTCTTGCATCCTATGTACTCAAGTTCTCTCATTTTGAAGCATAAATCTCAACTAATAGTCTATCATTGCTTATATTGTTGGACATACACAGCTGGGTTTTAGTGACAGCAGAGTAAAAGCTGCATAGCTATTTATCTGCCAGAAGCCACAGCCTTGAGCCTTCGCTCATAGAACATTTAAAATTAGCGCTGAGGAGCTCATAGTTGTACCACTGGCGTAAGGAGAAGAAATACTAATAGGAACATTGTTAAGTTGTTATGTTAAAGTCCAGAACTTGCTTTGTAAAGTAttcaaaaacaggaaaacagcagtgtgCGTGGGGATGTAAAGGGGTGTATGTGGGGTGTAGTAAAGAGAAAGTTTAATGGGATGagtaacttaaaaaaaaaaagtctgaactTCCTGTTTCCCAAATATGCAAAATGCAGAAGGTTAGGAATTAGttggagagaaacagagaacaaaacaaaatgatacaAAACAAAGTGATACCAACCTGAGTGGCTGGCACACCAGAagtctgtgctgccattcagcagaACCTGGACAGACTACGGAGTTGAATGGAGAGGATCCTGATGTGGTTCAACAAGAGTAAGTGTAATGTCTTGCATCTGGGAAGGAAAAACTGTGTGTGCTAGAACAGattaggggctgacctgctggaaaagAGCTCAGTGGAGAAAGACCTGACTATCCTgggtggacaacaggttggccatgagccagcgGTATGCCTGTGTGGCCAAGATGGCCAATAGTGTTCTCAGGTGCATTAGAGCATGGATGGCGTgtcaagggaagtgatcctccTCCcactctactctgccctggtgaggtcaCACTTGGGGTACTGTGTCTGGTTCTGGGCTCTTCCAGAAAGACAGGGAACCTCTGGAGTGAGACCAGCAGAGAATCACAAAGATGACTATGGGCCTGCAGCATCTCCCttctgaggaaaggctgagagacctggggatgttcagcctggagaagagaaagctgagagtgaatcttacagtatagaatcatagaatctctcaggttggaaaagaccttaaagatcatcgagtccagctgTGACCTagccatagtaccctaactatcaacactctgctaaatcatgtccctgagcaccacatccaaacagtttttaaacacctccaggaatggtaACTCAACCACTTCCTTGGGGatcctattccagtgcttaaccaccctttctgtaaagaagtgtttcctgatatccaacctaaacttaccctggtgcaacttgaggccatttcccctcatcctgttacctgtcaccagtgagaagaaaccaGCCTTGCTTTTGCTGTAAgtacctttcagatactggaagagaacaacaaggtctcccctccgtttctccagactaaacagccccagttccctcagcctcttagaatcacagaatcacagaatgacccgggttgaagggacctcaaggatcatgtagttccaacccccctgcctagcagggccaccaaacatacacacccactagatcaggttgctcagggccccgtccaacctggccttgaacacctccaaagaCGGGGCttccacaacctccctgggcagcctgttccagggcctaaccactctactagtaaagaacttccccctaacatccaacctaaatctttcctccttcaacttggatccatttcccctagtcctgctattgtcagccctttcaaagagtttactcctctcctgggtgtaggttcccttcaggtattgaaaggctgcaatgaggtcaccccgcagccttctcttctccaggctgaacaagcccaactccttcagtctgtcctcataggggaagtgctccagccccttgATCATCttggaccctttccaaaatctctctgtccttcttgtactga
Coding sequences within it:
- the BRIX1 gene encoding ribosome biogenesis protein BRX1 homolog, producing MAGSGGAEPDLTGPTGPDRAYRGLTGPTRGLTPRLPAAPALPVARRADGSGSCARRGVPKMAATKRKRELPAAARPKKRAKRAAAGPEATAKAAPEGAAPQEYSIPAPVSQGKWKNKERVLIFSSRGINFRTRHLMQDLRTLMPHSKADTKMDRKDKLFVINEVCEMKNCNKCIFFEAKKKQDLYMWLSNTPQGPSAKFLVQNIHTLAELKMTGNCLRGSRPLLSFDPTFDKEPHYALLKELFIQIFSTPQYHPKSQPFVDHVFTFTVTDKRIWFRNYQIIEEDASLVEIGPRFVLNLIKIFQGSFGGPTLYENPHYQSPNMHRRLIRMSIAAKFKEKHQVKEVQRIKKNESKMLIEEDPTEAVFETPAEEKPVEIQFVKPESKPIVKDKRKPRKIQRKRQKKLFRTEA